The Stieleria sp. JC731 genome has a segment encoding these proteins:
- a CDS encoding vWA domain-containing protein: MTFSADNQATENDVHEGDLDRLRELQLELEQTRSEAAAARLDARAALLELRIERLERQIVQTRSIVESRITDANSNLHAPAVGPEHASRACDGDDQANPDETALENSSSGQLQTNLNTSGSAVPLPGLPRMRGIRSAAVFIRQSDEDVRSDQHRQSSEGDVTEQASLENESADEALAASSLEPSNQPAVGSFGHWDDVAKAVSARQASDLVGGHASESDVDGFVKRSKSKRRKEKQRSGARESSPTDPQRTHTDNSSAGTARPKKNSAGRIAEETFSFLDVVVGQQTVHPPIMSVSIADRENVLEPSEAELRERRRRKGRAWFVSFVVHVLIILGLGIITFSTARPRDQEAISCSFASNEVVEIESINLESQEIETTEAEPQPSEVETEISEVGEFQASELVADIEPSVSDFAPVISESVAASAMAMSMSSDSKEKMQFCGIEGGGNHFVYLLDSSKSMGDAFTEAREELLQSINLLKPTQRFYVVFFDEDPEFMRLADPNVDEPRSVYATAENKALLRQWAMGIEMDRGKAPYDIIPFAIDMRPDVVFLLSDGEFPKRIEEIFQETNRMDNLFGDDGPISIVHTIGYHSRSGETGMKRIAVNNGGHYRYVPKK, translated from the coding sequence ATGACATTTTCTGCGGATAATCAAGCCACCGAAAATGACGTCCACGAGGGAGATCTGGATCGCCTTCGCGAACTCCAATTGGAATTGGAACAGACACGAAGTGAAGCTGCTGCTGCGAGACTTGACGCTCGAGCTGCACTATTGGAGCTGCGGATCGAGCGATTAGAACGGCAGATTGTCCAGACGCGTAGCATCGTGGAATCGCGAATCACGGACGCCAATTCCAATCTTCATGCGCCGGCTGTTGGTCCTGAACATGCTTCACGGGCATGTGACGGTGACGATCAGGCCAACCCTGATGAAACAGCCCTGGAAAATTCTTCCAGTGGGCAATTGCAGACGAATCTGAACACTTCTGGGTCCGCAGTGCCACTTCCTGGTCTGCCGCGAATGCGTGGGATCCGATCCGCAGCAGTTTTCATTCGTCAATCGGACGAAGACGTTCGATCCGATCAACATCGCCAAAGCAGCGAAGGTGATGTAACCGAGCAGGCATCTCTGGAAAATGAGTCCGCCGATGAAGCTTTGGCAGCTTCGTCGCTGGAACCTTCAAATCAACCAGCGGTGGGATCTTTCGGTCATTGGGATGATGTCGCCAAGGCCGTCTCGGCTCGCCAAGCGAGCGACCTTGTTGGCGGCCATGCAAGTGAAAGTGATGTTGATGGCTTTGTGAAGCGTTCCAAGTCAAAACGACGTAAAGAAAAGCAACGCTCTGGCGCTCGTGAATCCTCACCGACCGATCCGCAGCGCACGCACACGGATAACTCTTCAGCCGGTACGGCGAGGCCGAAGAAAAACAGCGCGGGCAGAATCGCCGAAGAAACGTTTTCGTTCTTGGACGTCGTGGTTGGCCAGCAGACAGTGCATCCGCCGATCATGTCCGTCTCGATAGCGGATCGTGAGAACGTGCTGGAACCTTCAGAAGCTGAACTTCGTGAACGACGTCGACGAAAGGGACGTGCGTGGTTTGTCAGTTTTGTTGTTCACGTATTAATAATTCTCGGCCTCGGGATCATCACGTTTTCGACTGCCAGACCGAGAGATCAAGAAGCTATCAGTTGTTCGTTTGCCTCCAACGAAGTTGTCGAAATCGAATCAATCAATCTTGAGTCACAAGAAATTGAAACGACTGAGGCGGAACCGCAGCCCAGCGAAGTCGAAACCGAAATTTCAGAAGTCGGCGAGTTTCAAGCAAGTGAACTCGTTGCCGATATCGAGCCCTCGGTTTCGGATTTCGCGCCCGTGATTTCCGAGTCTGTCGCGGCTTCAGCGATGGCGATGTCAATGAGTTCTGATTCCAAAGAGAAGATGCAATTCTGCGGTATCGAAGGTGGAGGCAATCACTTCGTCTACCTTTTGGATAGCAGTAAAAGCATGGGCGATGCGTTTACTGAAGCCCGTGAAGAGCTACTGCAATCGATCAACTTGCTGAAGCCAACCCAGCGATTCTATGTCGTTTTCTTTGACGAAGATCCCGAGTTCATGCGACTGGCTGATCCGAACGTTGATGAACCTCGCAGTGTTTACGCGACCGCTGAAAACAAAGCTTTGTTGCGTCAGTGGGCGATGGGAATCGAGATGGATCGTGGGAAAGCACCCTATGACATTATTCCCTTTGCGATCGACATGCGGCCGGATGTCGTGTTCCTATTGTCCGATGGTGAGTTTCCGAAGCGAATCGAGGAGATCTTTCAGGAGACAAACCGGATGGACAACTTATTCGGTGACGATGGGCCGATCAGTATCGTTCACACGATCGGATATCACAGCCGCAGCGGTGAAACCGGGATGAAGCGTATCGCGGTTAACAACGGCGGGCATTACCGCTACGTGCCAAAGAAGTAA
- a CDS encoding alpha/beta hydrolase — MPSILTQPTVNKRSLLWMLTVCFSLGILMTASVQAQNKKPEPIPKPRKVDLPTKDGVELSGVYFGSNKGKEAIPVIIIHEWKGQKAPYGSLCMMLQRAGCAVLAFDYRGHGGSREYTTRTGEKKEFKIETMRRKSVGDIARFDLETAKKFFKDENDAEKLNMNALVVIGIREGCVIGTNWAMVDWRYPSVGSRKQGQDVKALVMISPERQVQGVPIDAALNDPNIGRLPTLIIYGKGSEEESDSQRIQKLLEVNKRRLSSGRDPEGLEVIEINEPLGGPSLVSGQSTVIPSIVKFITEQVKISDSENPWISRE; from the coding sequence ATGCCTTCAATCTTGACCCAACCAACGGTCAACAAGCGATCCTTACTCTGGATGCTGACCGTCTGCTTTTCTCTTGGGATCTTGATGACCGCAAGCGTCCAAGCCCAAAACAAAAAACCTGAGCCAATACCGAAACCTCGCAAAGTTGACTTGCCAACCAAAGACGGCGTCGAACTGAGCGGTGTCTACTTCGGGTCCAACAAAGGCAAAGAAGCCATTCCGGTGATCATCATCCACGAATGGAAAGGGCAAAAGGCTCCCTACGGATCGCTATGCATGATGTTGCAGCGAGCCGGCTGCGCAGTGCTGGCCTTTGATTACCGTGGTCACGGCGGATCTCGCGAATACACGACCCGGACTGGCGAGAAAAAGGAATTCAAGATCGAAACGATGCGGCGAAAGTCGGTCGGTGATATCGCACGCTTCGATTTGGAAACGGCAAAGAAGTTTTTCAAGGACGAAAACGATGCCGAGAAGCTGAACATGAACGCGCTGGTCGTCATCGGTATCCGCGAAGGCTGCGTCATCGGAACCAACTGGGCGATGGTCGACTGGCGATACCCCAGCGTCGGAAGCCGAAAACAAGGCCAGGACGTCAAAGCACTGGTGATGATCTCACCAGAACGTCAAGTTCAAGGTGTTCCGATCGATGCCGCACTGAACGATCCCAACATTGGGCGTCTGCCGACTTTGATTATCTACGGCAAAGGTTCTGAAGAGGAATCCGATTCGCAACGAATTCAAAAGCTGCTTGAGGTCAACAAACGACGTCTCAGCAGCGGCCGTGATCCAGAAGGCCTTGAAGTCATCGAGATCAATGAACCGCTCGGCGGTCCTTCACTTGTCAGTGGGCAATCAACCGTCATTCCTTCGATCGTGAAGTTCATCACCGAGCAGGTCAAAATCTCCGACTCGGAAAATCCCTGGATCTCACGCGAATAG
- a CDS encoding DJ-1/PfpI family protein — MTKKILMIVGDFVEDYEAMVPRQTLQTLGHQVDTVCPDKKAGDFVATAIHDFEGHQTYSEKPGHRFSISTDFDAVNVDDYDALVLPGGRAPEYLRLNARVIEIVKQFDSSQKPIAAICHGPQILAAAGVLVGKQCSCYPAVQYEVAAGGGQYIEPAASMDSAHTHGHLVTAPAWPAHPAWMRAFLDIL, encoded by the coding sequence ATGACAAAAAAGATCCTGATGATCGTGGGCGACTTTGTAGAAGACTACGAAGCGATGGTGCCTCGACAGACCCTGCAGACCCTCGGCCATCAAGTCGACACGGTGTGTCCGGATAAAAAGGCGGGTGACTTCGTCGCCACGGCAATCCACGATTTCGAAGGGCACCAAACTTACAGCGAAAAGCCCGGGCACCGGTTTTCGATCTCGACGGACTTCGACGCGGTCAATGTCGATGACTATGACGCCCTGGTCCTACCGGGTGGTCGCGCTCCAGAATACCTTCGGTTGAACGCTCGCGTGATCGAAATTGTCAAGCAATTCGATTCATCACAAAAGCCGATCGCCGCGATCTGCCACGGTCCGCAAATCCTGGCTGCGGCCGGCGTTCTGGTAGGAAAACAGTGCAGCTGTTACCCGGCAGTCCAATACGAAGTCGCAGCCGGTGGAGGACAATACATCGAGCCCGCCGCCTCAATGGACTCGGCCCACACACACGGGCACCTCGTGACCGCACCGGCATGGCCTGCACACCCTGCTTGGATGCGCGCGTTTCTGGATATCCTTTGA
- a CDS encoding XylR family transcriptional regulator codes for MAYGRGVLEGISRYRIEKQPWSVQLDLRELMAGPPAWLNSWDGDGIITRELSPAMLEFIQDTGVPTINLGDIQNETSLPSVMNDHDAIGRLAATHLADKGLEHFAFAGFDDHLWSQLRLDGFRACLTERKVASSDSIHLHMSEWANASKHGWQDQQEQIVEWVRKLPRPIGIFACNDFRGQHILEACQTAKVSVPDEIAVLGVDNDHVLCDFCDPPLSSIIPAAERIGYQAALMLDQLMRGEQPSELHLRIPPLGIAERLSTDVLAIDDEDVAAAIQMIRFRACEGLTVSDILKEVPIARSSLERRFRQYLGRSPQAEIRRVQIKRACQLLRDTELSLVKISRLTGFKHAEYFSVVFKREVKQTPGRYREASRAKARKL; via the coding sequence ATGGCCTACGGGCGGGGTGTGCTGGAAGGGATCAGTCGCTATCGCATCGAAAAACAGCCATGGTCGGTACAGCTCGACCTGCGTGAATTGATGGCGGGTCCCCCAGCATGGCTGAATTCCTGGGATGGCGACGGGATTATCACCCGCGAGCTTTCGCCGGCGATGCTGGAATTCATCCAGGATACCGGAGTCCCCACGATCAACCTCGGGGACATTCAAAACGAAACTTCGTTGCCTTCGGTCATGAACGACCACGACGCGATCGGCCGATTGGCAGCGACCCACTTAGCCGACAAAGGCTTGGAACACTTTGCGTTCGCCGGCTTCGATGACCACCTCTGGTCGCAGCTTCGACTCGATGGCTTCCGTGCCTGCCTGACCGAACGCAAGGTTGCCTCATCAGACAGCATTCATCTGCACATGTCCGAATGGGCAAACGCCAGCAAGCACGGTTGGCAAGATCAGCAGGAACAGATCGTCGAATGGGTTCGCAAGCTGCCGCGCCCGATCGGTATCTTCGCCTGCAATGACTTTCGCGGACAGCACATCCTCGAAGCCTGCCAAACGGCCAAGGTCTCCGTTCCAGACGAAATCGCCGTTCTAGGTGTCGACAACGACCACGTCCTCTGCGACTTCTGCGATCCGCCGCTTTCGAGCATTATTCCGGCGGCTGAGCGTATCGGCTATCAAGCCGCATTGATGCTCGACCAGTTGATGCGTGGTGAACAGCCGTCGGAGCTACATCTTCGCATTCCGCCATTGGGAATTGCCGAGCGACTCTCGACAGATGTACTGGCGATCGATGACGAAGACGTCGCCGCGGCAATCCAAATGATTCGCTTCCGTGCTTGCGAAGGTCTGACGGTTTCGGACATCCTGAAAGAAGTCCCGATCGCGCGAAGCAGCCTAGAACGACGCTTTCGCCAATACCTTGGGCGTTCGCCCCAAGCCGAAATTCGCAGGGTGCAAATCAAGCGGGCGTGCCAACTGTTACGCGATACCGAGCTAAGCCTCGTCAAGATCTCGCGACTGACTGGATTCAAACACGCCGAGTATTTCAGCGTCGTCTTCAAACGCGAAGTCAAGCAGACGCCCGGACGATACCGCGAAGCCAGTCGCGCAAAAGCTCGGAAACTGTAA